Proteins encoded within one genomic window of Triticum aestivum cultivar Chinese Spring chromosome 2D, IWGSC CS RefSeq v2.1, whole genome shotgun sequence:
- the LOC123050226 gene encoding agmatine coumaroyltransferase-1, with translation MKITVHSSKAVKPDYGACGVAPASTADVVPLTVLDKANFDTYISVIYAFRASAPPNAVLEAGLARALVDYREWAGRLGVDPNGERAIMLNDAGARFMEATADVALDSVMPLKPTPEVLNLHPSGDDGPEELMLIQVTRFACGSLVVGFTTQHIVSDGRSTGNFFVAWSQATRGSAIDPVPVHDRASFFQPREPLHVEYEHRGVEFKPYKKVYDDIVCGDGDDEDDEVVVNKVHFSREFISRLKAQASAGAPRPCSTLQCVVAHLWRTMTMARGLDGGESTSVAIAVDGRARMSPQVPDGYTGNVILWARPTTTAGELVARPVKHAVELISREVARINDGYFKSFIDFANSGAVEKERLLATADAAEMVLSPNIEVDSWLRIPFYDMDFGGGRPFFFMPSYLPVEGLLILLPSFLGDGSVDAYVPLLSRDMNTFKNCCYTLD, from the coding sequence ATGAAGATCACCGTGCACTCGTCCAAGGCCGTCAAGCCCGACTACGGCGCCTGCGGCGTCGCTCCGGCCAGCACCGCCGACGTCGTCCCGCTCACCGTGCTCGACAAGGCCAACTTTGACACGTACATCTCGGTGATCTACGCCTTCCGTGcatcggcgccgcccaacgccgtcctcgaggccgggctGGCCAGGGCGCTGGTGGACTACCGCGAGTGGGCCGGGCGGCTCGGCGTGGACCCCAATGGCGAACGCGCGATCATGCTCAACGACGCCGGCGCGCGGTTCATGGAGGCGACGGCCGACGTGGCGCTCGACAGCGTCATGCCGCTCAAGCCCACGCCGGAGGTGCTCAACCTGCACCCCAGCGGCGACGACGGGCCCGAGGAGCTCATGCTCATCCAGGTCACCCGATTCGCGTGCGGCTCACTCGTCGTGGGGTTCACCACGCAGCACATCGTGTCCGACGGCCGCTCCACCGGCAACTTCTTCGTCGCGTGGAGCCAGGCCACCCGCGGCTCCGCCATCGACCCCGTCCCGGTGCACGACCGCGCTTCCTTCTTCCAACCCCGCGAACCGCTGCACGTCGAGTACGAGCACCGTGGCGTCGAGTTCAAACCCTACAAGAAGGTGTACGACGATATTGTCTGTGGAGAcggcgacgacgaagacgacgaggTGGTGGTGAACAAGGTGCACTTCAGCCGGGAGTTCATCTCCAGGCTCAAGGCGCAGGCGTCGGCTGGCGCGCCCAGGCCCTGCAGCACCCTGCAGTGCGTGGTGGCGCACCTGTGGCGGACCATGACGATGGCGCGCGGGCTCGACGGCGGGGAGAGCACCAGCGTCGCCATCGCGGTGGACGGGAGAGCGCGGATGAGCCCGCAGGTGCCGGACGGATACACCGGCAACGTCATCCTCTGGGCGCGGCCCACCACCACGGCGGGGGAGCTCGTGGCCAGACCAGTGAAGCACGCGGTGGAGCTCATCAGCCGGGAGGTGGCCCGGATCAACGACGGCTACTTCAAGTCCTTCATCGACTTCGCCAACTCCGGCGCGGTGGAGAAGGAGCGGCTGCTGGCGACGGCCGACGCGGCGGAGATGGTGCTGAGCCCCAACATCGAGGTGGATAGCTGGCTGCGGATCCCGTTCTACGACATGGACTTCGGCGGCGGCCGGCCGTTCTTCTTCATGCCCAGCTACCTGCCGGTGGAGGGCCTGCTCATCCTGCTGCCGTCCTTCTTGGGCGATGGCAGCGTGGACGCCTACGTGCCACTCTTGAGCCGCGACATGAACACCTTCAAGAACTGCTGCTACACCCTCGACTAG
- the LOC123054780 gene encoding protein transport protein SEC13 homolog B — protein MSSKKIELDHKDMVHDSAIDYYGKRLATASSDSTVKITNIGGASAPSQLVATLTGHYGPVWRVGWAHPKYGSILASCGYDGRVIVWKEAATGQWSQLHVFDNHKASVNSIAWAPYELGLCLACGSSDGTISVISMRLDTGGCEAATIERAHPVGVTAVSWAPAAALGSMVGSDQLVHKIVSGGFDCVVKVWEFVNGGWKLESALVSDMHKECVRDVSWAPVLGLAKSTIASASQDGKVVIWTSGKGGGKWEGKLMRDFEAPVWRVSWSLTGNILSVAAGEGDITLWKESSDGQWESLWTKASEEPPQEEQAIEEAMQ, from the coding sequence ATGTCGTCGAAGAAGATAGAGCTAGACCACAAGGACATGGTTCATGATTCTGCCATTGACTACTATGGGAAGCGCCTTGCCACAGCCTCCTCTGACTCCACTGTGAAGATCACCAACATTGGGGGTGCATCTGCCCCGTCCCAGCTCGTTGCGACCCTCACTGGCCACTATGGTCCTGTGTGGCGTGTCGGATGGGCCCATCCCAAGTATGGTTCAATTCTCGCATCCTGTGGCTATGATGGCCGTGTAATAGTCTGGAAGGAGGCTGCCACTGGGCAATGGTCTCAGCTCCATGTGTTTGACAACCACAAGGCCTCCGTTAACTCCATTGCTTGGGCTCCATATGAACTTGGCCTTTGCCTTGCCTGTGGGTCTTCTGACGGCACCATCTCTGTCATCTCCATGCGGCTTGATACAGGAGGATGTGAGGCCGCAACCATCGAGCGGGCACACCCTGTTGGCGTGACAGCAGTCTCctgggctccagcagcagcacttGGGTCCATGGTTGGCTCAGATCAGCTCGTCCACAAGATCGTGTCTGGTGGCTTTGACTGTGTCGTCAAGGTGTGGGAGTTTGTCAATGGTGGCTGGAAGCTGGAGAGCGCTCTGGTCTCCGACATGCACAAAGAGTGCGTGAGAGACGTCTCATGGGCACCGGTCCTGGGCCTGGCAAAGTCAACCATCGCCAGCGCGTCCCAAGACGGCAAGGTTGTCATCTGGACCAGTGGCAAAGGAGGAGGCAAGTGGGAAGGAAAGCTCATGCGCGACTTCGAGGCTCCGGTGTGGAGGGTGTCCTGGTCCCTGACGGGAAACATACTGTCCGTGGCTGCCGGCGAGGGCGACATAACTCTGTGGAAGGAATCGTCGGACGGGCAGTGGGAGTCGCTGTGGACCAAGGCCTCAGAGGAGCCGCCGCAGGAGGAGCAGGCGATCGAGGAGGCCATGCAGTAG
- the LOC123054782 gene encoding zinc finger matrin-type protein 2, with protein MSGGNPAGVDNTFRRKFDKEEYLERARQRERDEKDEARRGKDRGPPVQRQPLKHRDYEVDLESRLGKTQVVTPIAPLSQQAGYYCSVCECVVKDSANYLDHINGKKHQRALGMSMRVERASLEQVQKRFEALKKRKDPASFSEQDLDERIWKQQQEEEEKKRQRREKKKEKKKEQAGQNEPEDIDPDVAAMMGFGGFGTSSKK; from the exons ATGTCTGGCGGCAAT CCTGCAGGTGTGGATAACACTTTCCGTAGGAAATTTGACAAGGAGGAGTACTTGGAGCGAGCTCGACAGAGAGAGCGGGATGAGAAG GATGAAGCCCGGAGAGGCAAGG ACAGGGGCCCTCCTGTGCAAAGACAGCCTTTGAAGCATAGGGATTATGAAGTTGATCTTGAGTCTCGTCTTGGTAAAACCCAG GTGGTAACCCCAATCGCACCTTTGAGTCAGCAG GCTGGATACTACTGTTCAGTATGTGAGTGTGTTGTTAAAGATTCAGCCAACTATTTGGATCATATAAATGGCAAGAAGC ATCAGAGAGCATTGGGCATGTCTATGCGTGTTGAAAGGGCGTCACTCGAACAG GTTCAAAAACGGTTTGAGGCACTTAAGAAGAGGAAGGACCCAGCCAGCTTCAGTGAACAAG ATTTGGATGAGAGAATATGGAAGCAGCagcaagaggaggaggagaagaagcgtCAAcgcagagaaaagaagaaagaaaagaag AAAGAGCAGGCTGGCCAGAATGAACCTGAGGACATTGACCCTGATGTTGCTGCTATGATGGGCTTCGGCGGGTTCGGCACCTCTTCAAAGAAGTGA